From the Argentina anserina chromosome 3, drPotAnse1.1, whole genome shotgun sequence genome, the window CGTTTGACCGTTCATACCAacaatcaacaaaaaaaaaccgttttgacatattgaaacccccattgaccggggctttgccaaatgaattCTTTCAGTGCGATCgcacacgataggtaacaaaaattaggtgatttcagatatgcaaacggctttggcattcgcatatttgtaatagatcCTCCCTcaaggcatattagtggtgttttcgatttaccgaaaatttcaacagtcaaacgaggtccgaattggatgaaatttttacagggccattaaatatatatatataccgatcacattggCTGTTGTCGATCGATCttaagaagtttccttcatatagtcgcttcataatgcgatagttttattttaaatctaatataaagattatgatacattagtggacacttggGCGATCgccaactccagttcgaaatatggtcgatcgacactagcagatgtgatcggtatatatttagggaccccctacaaatttcgtccgttttggacatggtttgactgttcgtacctacggttaacaaaaaaagagacgttttgacatattgaaaccccattgaccagggctttgttaaatgagtttcctcattACGACCGTGCACGAtaagtaataaaaattaggtgattttagatatgcaaacgactttcggcgttcgcatctttgtaatgagtcatcccttagggcacattagtggtgttttcggtttaccggaaattccaacggttaaacgaggttcgaattcgatgaaatttttacagggtcactaaatatatataccgatcacatcagctggtgtcgatcgatcccaagaagtttctttcatatagtcgcttcataatgcgataatttattataaacctaatataaaatgttatgatacattagtggacactttggcgatcgataactccagttcgaaatatggtcgatcgataccagctgatgtgattagtataaatatttagggaacccgtaaattTTTCGTCTGTTTggacattgtttgaccgtccggaCCTACGGTCAACATAAAAAgaattgttttgacatattaatgtcctcattgaccagggctttgctaaatgagtttttttagtgcgaccgcacacaatcggtgacaaaaattaagtgattttaaatatgcaaacggctttcggtgttcACATTTTGGTATTGGGTATTTCTTTATGACATATTTgtgttattttttgtttaccggaaattctgacggtcaaacgaggttcgaattggatgaaatttttacatggtcgcTAAATGTATATACCAATTATATCGGCTagtgtcgattgatcccgagaagtttcattcatatagttggcgggcttttacgggcccggccttgcgggcttttgcgggccggATCATGGGCCGAGAcaggtttcacacctctaatctaagctcggccctctacccacagAAACTTGTTTTGACGGACTTTCTCGCGAGCCGGGCCGGATAAAAGCTCATCGAGCTTGCGGGCCTTCACGAACTTTTCAGATCCGCGAgataaatgatgaggcctatcATGGTACGCTCATAGAATACCCAAAGGATAGTCTGAAGTTTCAAAACACTCCGAAAACCGCAGGCTCTGAAATGAGCCacatatagagagagagagagagagagagagagagagagagagagtgatgGACTACAGCCGAGCAGCGTTGTCTGAAACACGCAGTGGAATCCCCTTCCGATAACGCCATGAACCTCGACGGCGTCCTTTTCCAACGCGCTTGGTTACAGGGCCTTCTGGTCTCCGCCGACCGCTTACTCCCCGACGACGGCACCGGCCTCATCGAGTTCTGCCTCAGCCCTGAATTCCGCCGCCGCCGGCCCTGTAATGCCGGAATGTATGTATTGGCTGTTGGACGCTACACTCTTCGTACAAATGAGCCCCCAATGATCCAGGTTTGTAATTTAAGAGGAACCCAAATTAGgaaaattaaatttgtaaCGTGGGTAAGTTTGATGGATTTTAAGATTGGTTATATTTAGATTCTGATATTGTTGTGTTAGAATGAGGAATCTGTGAGCATTGTTTGAATGAGGAATGTGACGTGGTATTGTTGCGGAATGGCAGATTCGTAAGATGGTTGATCTTTCAGCTTCCCCTGATCGAGAGGCCATCTTGCTACCTTGAACTTTTGGAAGCTTATAAACTCTTCTATCAGCCATCTTCGAAGCTCCATAGCAGTcacaaacagaagaatttGCATTTAGTTAAGTTCCTACACAAGAAACCTTCAAGTTTTTCTAATCTTTGTTCTACAACTGTCACATGCAGATCTCTTATCGTATTTAAAATCCCTTGCTTGCTGAAGTTTCAACAtctgtttaaaaaaaatctgggTGAGGAGTTGTATATTCCTATTTGAAATGTTTCATCCAGCTTTCTCAATGACCAAGGACTTGTTAGAGGGAAGTATTAATGATATTGCAGAATGTGAGAGAGGGAAGATAGTGGGGATTTAAAAAGGGTTCACTTGTGTCATCATCTGTAGCTGTTGTCTTTCTGGTAATTACTATGATTACTTACCACTTAGTGTACTTCAATGGATTTTATactttcttttaaattttttatcttATACTTGAACTTTAATAACTCCAATTGTTCCAGATCTTAGAATGCTCTGCGTTTActgaaaaaccaaaacaaaggaCTACTCAAAGTTTCTTGTATGAGTTGTATCAGAAATTTGAAAGTTCACTGAAGATTCTTAAAActccaacaaaaattaaagACTTGGAACAGAGTCCTATAGTGTATGCTGAGAAAAGAACAATTTTGGCAACATCACATGCTGCTGGAACCAAAAGGATATTGTTGGCTGTTGACTAGATAGTGACTTTTTAGCAAGGTTATAAAAAACGAtaggcgttaatcgggcggacagctGAAAACCAGTGCgcagaggattaatcggggattaatcggatttgtatttttgtatatattttaaatttttaataacaaataattatataaatataattaaaataagaatataatgcatgaaattaatgtaaaaaaaattataatgtcTAGAATACTGAAAATACATATGTTCTTAATCCTTAATCCTTTGAAATGTTCAACAATATTGATCTAATGATCTTAGCCTCTtaggaagaaaaaaagaaatacaattcAATAACAATGAACTTAGGAAAATCAAtaataagaaacacaattcaccaaccatttggaaaataagaaaaacaattcaaacaaCAGGAATACATTCTTGCAAGCCTATTCCTCGGAGctcatcaaattcttcttctccatatccTTCAAGTATTTCTTCTGTATCcgaatcaaactcaaaatccatattttcttcttcctcttcatctGATTCAAAATCTTCTTCAAGTTCTCTAATTCCTTGAATCCTAGAACTTCTTCTAGGCTCTAAGTCACTATCCACTCCCAAATCATCTCCAACATTTTCACTTGTGACATCACAAAAATTATCATCACCACCATCAACAATCCAACCTTGTGCCATAGTAGCTTCATTAGCAAGAAGAACATCCACATTTTTTTAGGGTTGAataggttttgttttttttttccagaacttaaaaaaaaaaaaacgcccAGCTGCCTAACACCGCCGTTTAGCACAAAATCGCGGAGGCCAGGGGTCTCCGGGCGCCTAGGCGGcgatttttagaaccttgcttTTTAGAAACAACTTGGTTAGTGCACTGTGGATTATTCAAAGCCGGTTTTAGATTGTATCTGTGTTGTTCAAATTGGGGATCCTCATACATGATTTTGATTCAGCCATCCAATTCTATCATTTACACCTTCAGAAGGAGTTTAAGATGGCAGCAAAGAAGATGATTTATTatgttcaaatatatatattattggcTTCTCCCTGGTCCCTGCGCAATCCTTTATTGCAGCTACCTTCATCTTCTGGTTTTGCTTCTTGTTTTCATTGCTTGctctaattaaaaaaaaattaacccaAACTTGAAAATAAAGGGAGGGAAATGGAGTATTGAATCGTGCTCGTCAGTCAACACCCAGGTGGTCATCAAGTCTAACGAAATGAGCAATGAAATTCAATCATAGCCGAAACTCCGGAAGGAGGTAACTAGGTAAGCTATGTCCTTTAATTATTTCTTTGATGCCAATTGCTTTGTACTTCAGTTGTTATTAGtacttttttgtttcttatctGGTTTATGTTCAAATAGCATTGAACGTATAAGTAAATTTTTTTAGTGATATTGTTATCTGTCTCGTATGTAATAGGAGTTTAGAGAAATGAAGCTCTGTAGTTTGAATCATTTTCTGCTTCCCCTAACATATGGAAACTACAAGCAAGTAAATAAAGGTACTGAATTCAAATCTAAACCGGAATTATTAGGGTAGCAGTATCGCAAGCTGTCGTAATTCTTGTAATGTAAATGAACCAGAATTGAACTAGGAGCGGTTATGTACTTTCAGTTTCTACAACCACTTAATTTGTTGTGCAAATTAGGTGAAATTAGGTAACTGAAAGTAGCATGAAGTTTTACACTGCAATCTTTCTTAAAAAACGTTTCGATTTACCTAGTCAGGAAAGCTTTTGCTGTTGCTGATTGAAGTCTCGCATTACCTATCTTACAGTTTACCATAACTGACTTCCCTGTCGTGCTGACAATTTCTCCTGATGGCATACTTCTAAGCGATTCAAATTCAGAATGACTGGAGCAGAAGAGGAAGTGGAATTACTAGATAGGATGTATTGGTAAGTCTAAAATCATTTTTACTCCTCAGCCTTTCTGGTCGTTCAATATACGAGGTGTGCAGTGTGTAAGATACTAAGATTAATATCCATCTTGTCATCTAGTTGTAGGCAGGGTCAGATAAGGGTCATAAGACGTGAAGTCTTGCCACATAATGAAGTGAGTGTTGTGTTATAAGAATTATGAATTATGATCAAGATTTGAATAAATAGAAATAAAGTAGGAAGATAAGTAGGAATTTGTACCTTTCCCACTCAACAAAAAAGAGAGGGGAGCATAATATCAGCTACCAATTATTTTCATGGTACTTTCGATCTTTTACAAGAAAGTTGGCTAGAGATTTCTTGTAAAAACACCAGCCCTGCTGAGTTTATAATGAGACTCTTTCAATCTTTTTTGATTTCATGTCTTTTTTTCCTTATGCACATAAAGGAGGAGCCGTATGAGGTGAAAATCCAAAATAGTGTTAGCGTCATGTGCGCACTAAACTTTTACTTATCAATTTATGAAATTGGCTTGCTGCACTATTTCTCTAAGAATCAATGCGTTCCCagttttacatatttaaatcATATACCTTCTGATCGCCTTACTACACTAGAATTGTCTCTAAGCACATTTTTCTTACCTTGCTCCATTCCTTACCTGCATTATGCCGTGCTTTGTTTTCGATGATTAACTGGGGGTATTCGACCGGCGTCTTCCGTAGTTTCAGGGGTAAACCGAGCAGCCACGGTGCTGCTTAGCCAGTACCTCTTGTAGGCTGCCTCTTTTTAATTTGTACAGAAAATAGTCTGGATATTGACAAGGTATGATAGTTTATGCAGCTGTAAATCGTACCGAGTGCGACATGTAGAATCTTTTTAGCGAAGATGAGCATTGGTTGAATGAAAATGTTTTACAGGATCAAGAGTTGTTGTTAAGGATGTCAACATTCCACATGTAGAAAAAATTCGACCACCTAGCAGAGATCAAGGCCGTCACTGGCTGTATATATTGGTGAAGATGAGCATTGGCGGCCACGAAGAAGCTAGCAACAGAAGCAATGGTTATGAAAAGGTGTATGCAGGTCTTCGAGCGGAAATGGTTCGGGTTTTCAAAACCATAGTCTTTTTAGTTTCCTTGTGAATGCTCCGTGTGTGGTTATGGTAGAAAGACAATTTGAGTTGCTGGTAATTGTTTTTTGTTCGAGTTACTGGTGTGTAAACGACAAAACGAAAGAGGCATAAGAAACTGTGATAGTATGTATGTGAGTGGTGCACGTGAGCATGTGCATGACTGGTGTTCCCAGTAATATTATCTCGATAGAAGCAATAAAACCAGTAAATGGTCTGCTTATTGATAAACTACTTGGTAGTTTATTGATTAGTTGTACGCTTTACCAATAATCACTCcaccaaatataacaagtaaTGAAGGAGCCTTAAaccctaagtagcacggacacggtcATGAGtctccgtattggacacgattcgatacgtagacacggtaTATAGAAATGTTTTTGGACACGTGGTGGatacgttaattaaatattatttttaatatatatatatttattaaaaaaaatattttataaatttgaaagaatttagaattttagatgtatatatatgtcaaagtgtgcattaaaatgatgaaaacataaattgttagaatgactaaggacttgataagtactttggataaccaaggttcgaatctcaccacaagcattcttatttttatcacgagtttctctctttatatatattaaagtgtgcataaatataacaaaaactgaatctgttggaatggttgaggagttgttgagtgccttggatgaccaaggttcgattctcaccataaacactttcacttttattatgagttggtgcgtgtccgatTCGGACACTCGTGTGTCCGGCGCGTATTGGGGCGTGttcgtgtcggacacgcgataCGCCACTACAATGGCGTGTCCGTGCAACCTAGcttaaacccaaaacccattaCAGTGGAGGTAATCACTCTCCAAGTCTCAAGTGTCAAGATTCTTTTGTTCATTTTACTCCAACCCTTTTGACTTCCATGATTTTCATCTCTCCATTCATCCTCTACTGCTGAATCTCCCCAAACCATCCATCAAAGTTCTCTTGATTTTCGTTATGTTCCTGTTTACTTGCCCTCCTCCTTGTTTCGGTTTTACTTCATGTTTACATTTTTCCCTCTACTTCGTTAGATTGAAAAGCGAACTCAGAAACACGAGAGCAAATTTGCTCCCCACCTTATTTCCCCACTTTCATCCCCACATAGCTATCTATGCGACACGTGTTCCCTCTAACTTAACCACACTAACTATGGTTACTTTTTGGAAACAATGTTTACTCTTTCTGccaacaagaaaaagagacGACCGAAGATGTGGATGCAAGGCACAACTTGAGATCAGGCTTCAAGAAGATGGAAAGTTTGTTGTGACAGCATTTCATTATGAACATAACCATGATGTAGTTTCTCCATCACTTTCACATGCTTTAAGATCACATCGAAACATAGAGACTTCTCAAGGTGGATTCATGAATCAGATGAGCAATTCTGAGTTCAAGCCATCAGAAATTTACAGGTACATGACTGTTGAAGCAAACAGGCACCAAAATCTAAATTTTACTCAAACAGATTGCAATAACTTCATTCAAAGAAAGCGGGCAACGTTGCTGAAAAAGGGTGATGCGAATAACTTGCGTGCTTATTTCAGGAAAAATAAAAGTGAGGACAAGTCCTTTTTCTATGAAATTCGAACGAATGAGGAGAATGAGATTTGTGGTGTTTTCTATTGTGATGTGAAATCAAGACAAGATTATGCCCTATTTGGTGATGTTGTTGCCTTTGATACAACATTCAAAACTAACAACTATGAAATAGTTTGTGCTCCAATAATTGGTATTAATCATCATGGTCAAACAATCTTATTTGGGTGTGGATTATTAGATGGCAAGACCACAGATGCATGTGCATGGTTGTTTGAAGTTTTCGTACAAGCTATGGAAGGATAGAAACCGAAGACCATATTTACAGACCAAGCTGCATCAATCTCAGCTACCATTAGGGAAGTATTTCCTGATTCTCATCACCGTCTTTGCTTGTGGCACATCTTTCAGAATGCAGCAAAACATTTAAGTCATGTCTTTCAAGAGTTCTCAACATTCTCACAAGATTTCAGAAGTTGTGTGTATGATCCAGAGACCATTGACGAATTCAAGTCAAGTTGGAACTCATTACTCGAAAATTATGGCTTAAGTGATAACCCTTGGCTACAGAACTTGTATGAATTACGTGAAAAATGGGCACAAGTTAAGTGATAACCCTTGACGATTCCATTTTTGttcaggtatatatatatatattgtttttgacACTGATTCTTATCACTTGATATTGTGATCATTATATCATTATGTTTTTCAGTTTGTTGATCAGGTTTTTGTTATTAAAGCAAGTTTAACTGTTTGTTTTGTAGGCATGACAACAACACAGAGAAGTGAAAGCATAAATAAattcttgaaaaaaaattcttttatAGGAATCTTTATCTACGCGAGTGGATCCAACAATATGAACTAGCACTAGATGatcaaagagaaaaagagagactTGCAGAGGTTGCAACTTCACAAACAAAGCGTATCTTTTTATCAAATTGGAAAGTGGAGGTAGAAGCAGCAAATAGGTACACAAAAAACATTTTCTATCTCTTTCAAGGTGAGTACAAAAAATGCTTGGATTTGAAATTGGAGTTAGAAAGTGATGATGGCATTACACAAACATATGTGGTGGAAAGACCGGGAAATCCATGTTTGAGAAGGTCAATTACAAATTATCCTTCAAATCATTTGATTATATGCAGCTGTAACAGATTTAAATTTGAAGGGATTCTTTGCTCACATGCATTGAAACTATTTCGTGAGTTGGCTGTGTCTTCGTTACCATCTGAATATTACCTAAAGAGATGGAGACATGATGCTAGGCGTGGTTTGGAGTCAACTGAGGTAAATGTAAGTGCTCCTAGCTCATCTTCCAGTATTCAATATAGTCGCTTATCTCAAATATCACAGAGAGTTGTAGCGAAGGGTTCAATAGACAAGAAAACATGCACTATGGTTGAGTCTAAATTGATAGACTTAGAGGCAGTGTTAGATGGTACCTTGCAGGCCGGAATGGGACATGATGGAACAAATTGTGATTTGGACTTTAACAATGAAATGCATGAAAATAATGCAAATTTGGTTCTACGAGATCCATTGAAGAAACGTAAACCTTGGAATAAGGGAAAAGGAAAGAATGTCTTAGGTTTTAAAaagcaaagaaaaaagagtgaGCAGTCCAggtaaaaagaacaaaatgcAGCACTAGATGAGGAGAACACTGCATCAGTACCAAAGAAAATGAGAGGCTCATCCAAAAGAAAAGGTTagtgtataatttatatacatgtatattgtTCTTCTTATGCGCTTCATCTATTAAAATCACACTAATTATTCCCAAACCGCAGTTATTCaagaatccaactcaaatgGACACGAGATTGTTGGCCCATCGAATCCATATTTGCCATATAGCCAGGTGAATTTTACAACTATTCAAAGttcattcaaaattgaaaGATAATGTATTTGACATCGGTTTATGAATGTACAGGAACCATCTCGAATTGGTTATGAAGGACATCAGAAGTTGTCAGAATTCTTATGTCCAGGTATTTCTACAACTTCTAGTGCTCCAGCCATATCTACAAATTTTTCATACGAATTATCGTCACTAGCTTCTTTTGCTCAAGTCATCCAGTTACAACCACATGTTTACCAAGTTGAGGCTTCTAGTTCTCAAACCATTCCTAACCAAGCGCTTGGTTACCAAGTTATTTCCCCGACGTTAGGCGATTACTCAATCATGCACTCACAGGTTTGTAACTTTGTAATCCTAGTTTATATATTactaatatttattttctcatttcataataaaattaatatcGTCATATGTATATTTGATAAGATACTGTACGAGCAAGATCTCAAGGATCGACTCGCCATCTAAACTTTGAAGATCCTTCAATGTCAGAGGCTCTATCATTGTAACGAGGGATTGAAATCATGCACTCACTGTTCTTAATACATTTTGATCAAGGATGCAGTTAAACTAGAACAACATACACAATAGGATCAATTGAATTTTTAGTGTTCAACATTGGAAATTGTTTATGGCATTTTTAGTCGCTACAAGGGATGATGACAATATATTAGTTGAATTAGATTCCAATGGGAGTAAAATGttgttctttattttatttgttttccaATAGCTTGAATTCGCTATGTTCA encodes:
- the LOC126788146 gene encoding uncharacterized protein LOC126788146, translated to MNLDGVLFQRAWLQGLLVSADRLLPDDGTGLIEFCLSPEFRRRRPCNAGMYVLAVGRYTLRTNEPPMIQIRKMVDLSASPDREAILLP